One Setaria viridis chromosome 3, Setaria_viridis_v4.0, whole genome shotgun sequence DNA window includes the following coding sequences:
- the LOC117847044 gene encoding O-methyltransferase ZRP4 isoform X2, which translates to MALSKEQHSSSADQQAVRLDAQVQLWHHTFGYVKSMALKTALDLHIPDAIHQHGGSATLPQIVTEVTLHPSKIPCLRRLMRVLTVTGVFSVQHHSADGGGDELLYGLTPASRLLVGSALNVSPFLTLMLDTLFVSPFLGLREWFQHEMPNPSPFKMANGRDLWDLNDHDASFGKLFDSGMVADSDFIMDIVVRECGNVFQGISSLVDVAGGLGGATQAIAKAFPHVECSVLELSRVVARAPTGTDVKYIAGDMFESIPAANAVFLKVHGHTTAGSCMTGVMPTVSRF; encoded by the exons ATGGCGCTCAGCAAGGAGCAACACAGCAGCAGCGCTGATCAGCAGGCCGTGCGGCTGGATGCTCAGGTCCAGCTCTGGCACCACACCTTCGGCTACGTCAAGTCCATGGCGCTCAAGACCGCCCTGGACCTCCACATACCCGACGCCATCCACCAACATGGCGGCTCAGCCACCCTCCCACAGATAGTCACCGAGGTCACACTCCACCCGTCAAAGATACCATGCCTGCGACGCCTCATGCGTGTTCTCACCGTCACCGGCGTCTTCAGCGTCCAGCATCActcggccgacggcggcggtgatgaGCTTCTGTACGGGCTCACTCCGGCGTCTCGTCTTCTCGTCGGCTCGGCGCTGAACGTGAGTCCTTTTCTGACCTTGATGCTCGACACCCTCTTCGTGTCTCCCTTCCTCGGTCTCCGCGAGTGGTTCCAGCACGAGATGCCCAATCCGTCACCCTTCAAGATGGCCAATGGACGGGACCTCTGGGACCTGAACGACCACGATGCAAGCTTCGGCAAGCTCTTCGACAGTGGGATGGTCGCGGACAGCGACTTCATCATGGACATCGTGGTCAGGGAGTGCGGCAACGTCTTCCAGGGGATTAGCTCCCTGGTCGACGTCGCCGGCGGGCTCGGTGGCGCTACCCAGGCCATCGCCAAGGCGTTCCCGCATGTCGAGTGCAGCGTGCTGGAGCTCTCACGTGTTGTCGCCAGAGCTCCCACCGGCACCGATGTGAAGTACATCGCCGGTGACATGTTCGAGAGCATTCCGGCGGCAAACGCTGTCTTCCTCAAGGTACACGGCCATACCACTGC TGGGTCATGCATGACTGGGGTGATGCCGACTGTGTCAAGATTTTAA
- the LOC117847044 gene encoding O-methyltransferase ZRP4 isoform X1 translates to MALSKEQHSSSADQQAVRLDAQVQLWHHTFGYVKSMALKTALDLHIPDAIHQHGGSATLPQIVTEVTLHPSKIPCLRRLMRVLTVTGVFSVQHHSADGGGDELLYGLTPASRLLVGSALNVSPFLTLMLDTLFVSPFLGLREWFQHEMPNPSPFKMANGRDLWDLNDHDASFGKLFDSGMVADSDFIMDIVVRECGNVFQGISSLVDVAGGLGGATQAIAKAFPHVECSVLELSRVVARAPTGTDVKYIAGDMFESIPAANAVFLKWVMHDWGDADCVKILKNCKKAIPSKERGGKVIILDIMVGAGSSSDQKHVETQVLFDLFIMFINGAERDEQEWKNIIFEAGFSDYKIIPVLGVRSIIEAYP, encoded by the exons ATGGCGCTCAGCAAGGAGCAACACAGCAGCAGCGCTGATCAGCAGGCCGTGCGGCTGGATGCTCAGGTCCAGCTCTGGCACCACACCTTCGGCTACGTCAAGTCCATGGCGCTCAAGACCGCCCTGGACCTCCACATACCCGACGCCATCCACCAACATGGCGGCTCAGCCACCCTCCCACAGATAGTCACCGAGGTCACACTCCACCCGTCAAAGATACCATGCCTGCGACGCCTCATGCGTGTTCTCACCGTCACCGGCGTCTTCAGCGTCCAGCATCActcggccgacggcggcggtgatgaGCTTCTGTACGGGCTCACTCCGGCGTCTCGTCTTCTCGTCGGCTCGGCGCTGAACGTGAGTCCTTTTCTGACCTTGATGCTCGACACCCTCTTCGTGTCTCCCTTCCTCGGTCTCCGCGAGTGGTTCCAGCACGAGATGCCCAATCCGTCACCCTTCAAGATGGCCAATGGACGGGACCTCTGGGACCTGAACGACCACGATGCAAGCTTCGGCAAGCTCTTCGACAGTGGGATGGTCGCGGACAGCGACTTCATCATGGACATCGTGGTCAGGGAGTGCGGCAACGTCTTCCAGGGGATTAGCTCCCTGGTCGACGTCGCCGGCGGGCTCGGTGGCGCTACCCAGGCCATCGCCAAGGCGTTCCCGCATGTCGAGTGCAGCGTGCTGGAGCTCTCACGTGTTGTCGCCAGAGCTCCCACCGGCACCGATGTGAAGTACATCGCCGGTGACATGTTCGAGAGCATTCCGGCGGCAAACGCTGTCTTCCTCAAG TGGGTCATGCATGACTGGGGTGATGCCGACTGTGTCAAGATTTTAAAGAACTGCAAGAAGGCTATACCCTctaaagaaagaggaggaaaggtAATAATATTGGACATCATGGTTGGAGCAGGGTCATCGTCAGACCAGAAGCATGTGGAGACGCAAGTCTTGTTCGATCTCTTCATCATGTTTATCAATGGTGCCGAGCGAGACGAGCAAGAGTGGAAGAATATTATCTTTGAAGCTGGATTTAGCGATTACAAGATCATACCTGTTCTAGGTGTCCGATCAATAATCGAAGCCTACCCATAG